In the Pieris napi chromosome 19, ilPieNapi1.2, whole genome shotgun sequence genome, one interval contains:
- the LOC125059213 gene encoding trypsin delta-like, with amino-acid sequence MNITVLSIVIFVIASTEALSPQTVEVDYSELANEAENNKKHLLEFLNQTQVRELYRTKYNILLDKITGSTRRIVSGQNTSITAVPWQVSLRQKTQFICGGSVVTDIWILTAAHCLERYKTKDLSVRLGSSWRTHGGEMYDVKESYIHPQYDTKRAINDVGLLRLYSTLRFSWRVLPILLAARDSRLPANQMAIVSGWGLMKEKGQSAKFLQSASIRTIVMKLCRQSGVYRGIDPASMFCAGSFTQPSADACQGDSGGPIVSEGLLIGAVSWGKGCARGNFPGVYTRLSDPVIWDWINGHLTRPDTNVNI; translated from the exons ATGAATATAACTGTATTATCCAtagttatatttgtaatagcGAGTACGGAAGCTTTATCCCCCCAAACAGTGGAAGTCGACTATTCCGAACTTGCAAACgaggcagaaaataataaaaaacatctcTTAGAGTTTTTAAATCAGACTCAAGTACGAGAGCTGtatagaacaaaatataatatcttattagataaaataacaG GCTCCACTCGGCGTATTGTGTCGGGACAGAACACGTCAATCACAGCAGTGCCGTGGCAGGTTTCTCTCCGGCAAAAAACTCAATTTATTTGTGGAGGTTCGGTCGTTACCGATATTTGGATACTCACAGCTGCACATTGCTTGGAAAG GTATAAGACCAAAGACCTCTCAGTACGACTGGGATCTTCGTGGAGAACACACGGGGGTGAAATGTATGATGTTAAGGAATCCTACATTCATCCTCAATACGACACCAAACGAGCAATCAACGACGTTGGATTATTAAGACTGTACTCAACTCTCCGATTCTCGTGGAGAGTCCTGCCTATTTTACTGGCTGCGAGGGATAGTAGACTTCCAGCTAACCAAATGGCAATCGTCTCTGGATGGGGCCTTatgaaa GAAAAGGGACAGAGTGCAAAATTCTTGCAATCAGCAAGCATCAGAACAATAGTCATGAAGCTGTGCCGCCAGTCAGGGGTTTACCGCGGAATTGACCCAGCGAGCATGTTCTGCGCTGGCTCTTTCACACAACCGTCAGCCGATGCATGCCAA GGTGACAGCGGTGGACCCATAGTATCAGAAGGGTTACTCATCGGAGCAGTGTCGTGGGGCAAGGGATGCGCGCGGGGTAACTTCCCTGGGGTTTATACAAGGTTGTCTGATCCTGTCATTTGGGACTGGATCAATGGCCATTTAACAAGACCTGACAccaatgttaatatttaa
- the LOC125059234 gene encoding beta-1,4-glucuronyltransferase 1 isoform X1 produces MAKLRRDSIWRWRIQWSLVSLAALALVVYNAVANLWLLRPTCSVPSTPQPAVIEGTCEPCLDTAPNTIIDDDPISKIDLNLGRWDGSRTFKLFDYVAVGDLYVDASANRQVCLATQCSIERLHELLQIAVHWSGPISVAVFVAGDELRLLRAFAMWLLRCQPELYSRIVIHLAMPIVRPGIQGNLPVWASNCNAEPLPIGERRADTVAWRARNPYPQNHLRNLARKNCHTPYTFLVDIDIVPSKGMAEELDRFLTKAPKCQLCAYVVPTYELDKRVVIFPPNKKELLRLSRSKLAIPFHRKVFIYNQYASNFTKWEATGGNESLETHISHNVTNFELLYEPFYVASDTVPSHDERFLGYGFTRNTQVYEMFLIGYQFKVLSPIFTIHWGLQMRRNRPLWREKQNEKNRKHFESFKRELFARYRKDPLHLLRKSVQAKKT; encoded by the exons ATGGCGAAGTTGAGAAGAGATTCGATT TGGCGTTGGCGGATACAGTGGAGTTTAGTATCACTAGCAGCCCTGGCGCTTGTTGTTTATAACGCAGTGGCAAATCTATGGCTCCTTCGCCCGACGTGCTCTGTGCCAAGCACACCCCAACCAGCAGTAATAGAAGGCACATGTGAGCCATGCCTCGATACCGCTCCTAACACGATTATTGATGATGATCCCATATCCAAAATAGATTTGAACCTTGGAAGATGGGACGGCTCCCGAACATTCAAGCTCTTTGACTATGTGGCTGTTGGTGATTTGTACGTCGATGCATCAGCGAATCGACAGGTCTGCCTCGCAACTCAGTGCTCTATTGAAAGACTTCACGAGCTGCTGCAAATTGCAGTGCATTGGTCAGGTCCGATTTCGGTGGCGGTGTTTGTGGCCGGGGACGAGTTGAGACTTCTTAGAGCGTTTGCGATGTGGCTGTTACGTTGTCAGCCAGAGCTGTACTCGCGAATAGTGATACACCTCGCTATGCCCATCGTTAGACCTGGGATTCAAGGGAATCTACCTGTATGGGCGAGCAACTGCAATGCGGAACCTTTACCAATAGGGGAGAGACGAGCCGACACAGTCGCTTGGAGGGCTAGAAATCCATATCCTCAGAACCACCTTCGGAATTTGGCGAGAAAGAACTGTCACACGCCATACACCTTTCTCGTTGATATAGACATAGTACCATCGAAAGGAATGGCCGAGGAACTTGATAGGTTCTTAACGAAAGCACCAAAGTGCCAATTGTGCGCGTATGTAGTTCCCACATATGAGCTTGATAAGCGAGTGGTGATATTCCCTCCGAATAAGAAGGAACTGCTGAGGCTATCGAGAAGTAAATTAGCAATACCGTTCCAtagaaaagtatttatttataatcagtACGCATCGAATTTTACCAA ATGGGAGGCAACTGGCGGCAACGAAAGCCTTGAAACTCATATCAGCCACAATGTTACCAACTTCGAGTTGCTGTACGAGCCTTTCTACGTGGCGTCAGACACCGTACCGTCTCATGATGAGAGGTTCCTAGGCTATGGCTTTACGAGGAATACACAG GTATACGAAATGTTCCTCATCGGATACCAATTCAAAGTTTTATCCCCGATTTTTACAATACACTGGGGCCTCCAAATGCGACGAAACCGCCCCCTATGGCGCGAAAAACAAAACGAGAAAAACAGAAAACACTTCGAGTCCTTCAAAAGGGAACTCTTCGCTAGATACAGAAAGGATCCACTACATTTATTGAGGAAAAGTGTGCAAGCGAAAAAGACATAG
- the LOC125059234 gene encoding trypsin 3A1 isoform X2, with amino-acid sequence MIMKILIPILCLISAVDLQDAPDGECCEEQEVDLSQHLELEAVCPELSGQIIGGRSSSIVRHPYQVSMILNGNSFCGGFIISPNYVLTAAHCVQNVLPSAIRLRVGSTRRDSGGRIVPVANVTVHPQYGTPQFDHDIAALQLARPLTFSNAVQAIRLPQPRQAVPLVRLTVTGWGLTAPRGRRIPRIMMEANVPVVPHWLCRLSYGDALTNNMFCGGHFLIGGVSSCQGDSGGPAVFRGIAFGVVSFARGCALPLSPTVFTNIAALRDWVTQNTGV; translated from the exons ATGATCATGAAGATCCTAATACCGATTTTGTGTTTGATATCAGCTGTGG ATCTACAAGATGCACCAGACGGAGAGTGCTGTGAGGAGCAAGAGGTGGATTTATCTCAACATCTAGAGCTGGAAGCAGTTTGTCCAGAACTTAGTGGGCAGATTATTGGAGGACGGTCCAGCTCGATAGTTAGACATCCTTACCAG GTGTCAATGATACTGAATGGAAATTCTTTCTGCGGTGGCTTTATAATTAGCCCGAATTACGTGTTGACTGCGGCCCACTGCGTTCAGAA CGTGTTACCTTCTGCTATCCGTCTACGCGTTGGCAGTACAAGACGGGACTCCGGCGGTAGAATCGTCCCCGTGGCCAATGTAACAGTCCATCCTCAGTATGGGACGCCACAATTTGACCACGATATAGCTGCGTTGCAACTGGCCCGGCCATTGACGTTCAGTAATGCTGTCCAGGCTATACGGCTCCCTCAACCGAGACAGGCAGTACCCCTGGTTAGGCTGACTGTCACTGGATGGGGATTGACTGct CCTCGTGGACGGCGTATCCCTCGAATAATGATGGAAGCGAATGTACCAGTAGTCCCACACTGGCTTTGCCGGTTATCGTATGGAGATGCACTTACTAACAACATGTTTTGCGGAGGACATTTTCTCATAGGTGGCGTCTCGTCGTGTCAG GGTGATTCTGGTGGTCCTGCAGTATTCAGAGGAATTGCGTTTGGCGTAGTTTCATTTGCAAGAGGATGTGCTCTTCCTCTATCACCGACTGTCTTCACCAACATTGCTGCTTTAAGAGATTGGGTCACACAAAACACAGGAGTTTAG
- the LOC125059234 gene encoding trypsin epsilon isoform X3 gives MIMKILIPILCLISAVDLQDAPDGECCEEQEVDLSQHLELEAVCPELSGQIIGGRSSSIVRHPYQVSMILNGNSFCGGFIISPNYVLTAAHCVQNLVDGVSLE, from the exons ATGATCATGAAGATCCTAATACCGATTTTGTGTTTGATATCAGCTGTGG ATCTACAAGATGCACCAGACGGAGAGTGCTGTGAGGAGCAAGAGGTGGATTTATCTCAACATCTAGAGCTGGAAGCAGTTTGTCCAGAACTTAGTGGGCAGATTATTGGAGGACGGTCCAGCTCGATAGTTAGACATCCTTACCAG GTGTCAATGATACTGAATGGAAATTCTTTCTGCGGTGGCTTTATAATTAGCCCGAATTACGTGTTGACTGCGGCCCACTGCGTTCAGAA CCTCGTGGACGGCGTATCCCTCGAATAA